The Mytilus trossulus isolate FHL-02 unplaced genomic scaffold, PNRI_Mtr1.1.1.hap1 h1tg000024l__unscaffolded, whole genome shotgun sequence genome contains the following window.
AATTAACaccttcaactttgtacacGCGTCAGACTATACAATTACACGCGCCAGAATATACAAGCATTGTAAGTAGTGCacacctgttgaaaactcaagattgtcatTAATTTCCTTTCATCTTCAATCAATATGcatataaaacatgataaatatcgtttAATGAGgcaatgaacaaataaaaagatgaaaacattcacatttcaattttcttttcctcttgtttgatttcagttctttgtatttcacaatttgtgtcAATATTTTCAGGACAATGATgcacaaataattcattttgcgatcttaatatatattgcacgaaaagagttttaaaaaacaatttataagataaataatatgTAATAGGAAAGTCTGGATGACAACTGAGAACAGAACAGTGACAACCTGGAGAGACAGGAGACTTTCAGGAGAGACTGGGATCAAGGGGTGCAGAGGCTTGGCAGGCCGAAGCACATCTTCTGTGATGAAGAACCCACTTGCATCTAGCTATGGAACGATATATAATAAGACACCCCCAAGGTTGTGCGAGAGCGGGGGAGGATGAGCAACCTACAGGATTGGTAACACCGGAAACAACACAGGAACGAACAACGACTACGAATTTGAACAACGGAAATGTATGCATCTGTGGGAAAGTTTGCAAGAACCAACGAGGTCTGAAGATACATATGGGAAAGATGAAACGCAAGCCAAATCAGAGCATAACACAACGCACAGGGCAACCTGGTGAGACGGAGGAGGAGGTGGTTCAGGATACAAACCACAGCGACCACAGCCTCCATGTGTTGTACAATGAGGCGGACAGCATGGTAGAGGGGAATCAACAGGAAAAGGAGGGCTTAGACAACAACAGACAGCCACAAGAGCCAAAAAGAACACCAAACACAAGTCAGAACATAAGAAGAAAGAAAGTAAAATGGcccaacaataaaaataaaagtgaatgGCAACAGTTTGATGAGGATGTGGATGCAATTTTGAACACAAAATTGGCAGGTAACATAGACAGGAAGATAGAATCAATGACATCATTTATTTACAACATAGGTATGGACAGATTTGGTGCAGATGAGAAAGAGGTGGTGAGGCGAGAGGGTCAAAAGAACAGAAGAGAATCCAAAATAGCAAAGATGAGGAAAGACCTAAGGCAACTTAAGAAAAGATATAATCAGGAATCAGAGGATGAAAAAACAGCATTATCTGAGCTGAGGGACACCATCATGAAGAAACTCAAGATCACAAGGAGAGCAGAGAGAACTAGGAAAAGGAGGAAAAAGAGAGAGAAAGCAAGAGCTCAATTTACATCAGATCCTTTCCAATTTACATCAAGATTGTTGGGGAAGAAAGGATCAGGACAACTAAAAGCTAGTAAAGAGGAAGTAGAAGAATATTTAAGAGGAATGCACAGTGATCCAAAAAGGGAAGACGAACTCCCAGATATAGAACAACTTATACGCCCGGAGGATCCAGAGCAGGTTTTTGATGAATCACCACCAAAGTTGAAAGAGGTAGTAGATGTTATCAAGAAAGGAAGGGCAGCATCAGCACCAGGTCCAAATGGAGTACCATATAAGGTATACAAGAACTGTCAGAGAATTACAAGACGTCTATGGAAGTTAATAAGAGTCATCTGGAGAAGAGGTCGACTAGCAGAGAGTTGGCACAAGGCAGAaggtacggggcgccgaatgggactcttgtggctttgtacaaaattcaattctgtcataacaaaatcatttttgtcttacaaaactatgtgctactgacttgttttgtgagaacttcaattttgtgtagacaaaattcatttgtgtagacaaaattcatttttgtcatgacaaaattcatttttgtcatgacaaaattcatttttgtagataaaattcatatttgtcatgacaaaagtcaattttgtcatatttgcatacaaaattgacttttgttacctgatatggaaattaaatcacaaaagtcaattgtgtgaggtaagattcaattttgtgagacaaaattaacttttgtgagacaaaattaacttttgtgagacaaaattaacttttgtgagacaaaattaacttttgtgagacaaaattaacttttgtgagacaaaattaacttttgtgagacaaaattgacttttgtgagacaaaattcaattttgtcaattttgttgagacaaaagtcaattttgtcaattttgttgagacaaaaatcaattttgttaattttgttgagacaaaagtcaattttgttaattttgttgagacaaaaatcaattttgtcaatttggttgagacaaaagacaattttgttaactttgttgagacaaaagtcaattttgtcaattttgttgagacaaaagtcaattttgttgagacaaaagtcaattttgttgagacaaaattcaattttgtgatgacaaaattcatttttgtaacgagaaaattcaattttgtaacaacaaaattgacttttatgggacaaaattgacttttgtgagacaaaattgactttcgtgagacaaaaatcaattttgttaagacaaaatccaattttgtcaattttgttgagacaaaattcaattttgtcaattttgttgagacaaaagtcaatttagtcaattttgttgagacaaaattcaattttgtcaattttgttgagactaaagtcaattttgtctcacataggtcaattttgtctcacaaaagtcaattttgtctcacaaaagtcaattttgtctcacaaaagtcaatttggtctcacaaaagtcaattttgtgtaacaaaagtcgattttgtatgcaaattagttcacagaatccAAACCAAACCTgttttgcatacaaaattgacttttgtcgcccaatattcaaattaggtaacaaaagtaaaGTCTGtgttacaaaaatgaattttgtcatgacaaaactAACTTTTGTCCACcgaaagataattttgtatgacaaaattgaaatttgtagtatgctacaaattttgttaaactgaattcatttttgttgaacaaaactCATTTTTGTCCgtacagaattgaattttgtcgacAAAaacacaagagtcccattcggcgccccgtagtaGGGTGCTTTATACCAAAGGAAGAGAAGTCAGAGACATTAAAACAGTTTAGAACCATCTCACTGTTAAATGTAGAAGgaaagatatttcttgctattctTGCTAAAAGGATGACAAACTACATGCTGAGCAACGAGTACATTGACATTGCAGTACAGAAAGGAGGGGTACCAGGTGTATCAGGCTGCATTGAACAAACAAGCGTATTATCACAGATAATCAGAGAAGCGAAAGATTCAAAGGGAGAGCTCGCAGTTGTCTGGCTGGATTTAGCGAATGCATATGGGACAGTACCACACAAGTTAGTTGAGTTGATGCTGGAGAGATACCATGTACCTGACGGTGTAAGAGAGCTGATAAAAGAGTACTTCAACCATCTGCAGCTGAGATTTACCGTTGGGGATTTTACAACATCATGGCAACGTTTAGAAGTGGGAATAGTGACAGGATGCACGATATCTGTCATTCTTTTCTCCGCAGCAATGAATATGATTGTGAAGTCAGTAGAGAAGAAGAGCAGAGGTCCATGGATGAAGTCAGGAGTACGGCAACCACCAGGAAGGGCATTCATGGATGATATGACAATAAGCACAAAGACAGTTATCGAAGCCAGGTGGACACTACAAGAGCTTAATAAGATGATCACCTGGGCAAGAATGAAAGTGAAGCCTAGCAAATCCAGAAGTTTGGTAGTGAAGAATGGTAAAGTCAAGGAGGAAAGGTTTAAAATAGGAGACGAAATAATACCAACAGTCTCAGAGAAGCCAGTTAAGTGTCTCGGAAAATGGTTCAACAACACCTTGTCAGATAAGTTGAATGTGGAAGATACATATAAGCCGTTGGACGACTGGTTAAAGGCAGTAGATAAGAGTGGACTACCAGGAAAGTACAAGGCATGGATTTACCAGCATGGGATATTGCCTCGGCTGCTGTGGCCACTTCTTGTTTATGATGTACCAATGACAACGGTAGAGGGAATGGAAAGAATATCAAACAGTTACTTACGTAGATGGCTTGGAGTACCACGCAGTTTCAGCAGTGTGGGCCTATACAGTTTAGGAACCAAGTTACAGCTACCACTGAAGTCAATCACTGAGGAATTCAAGGTGACCAAGGTTAGACAACATCTGACGTTAAAAAACAGCAGGGATGAGAAAGTACGATCAGCAAAAGTAGAAATAAGAACTGGAAGAAAGAAGACGATAGAATATGCTGAGTCACGATTAAAACACAGTGAGATAGTGGGCAGAGTTGCAGTTGGAAGACAGGGGCTGGATGTTACACCTACAGCAAAATGGAGAACAGCAACAGTGGAAGAAAAAAGACATCTGGTACAGAAAGAGGTACGATCAATGGAAGAAGAAAGTAGAATGGTAAAGGCAGTGAGTATGAAGAAGCAGGGAAGCTGGTTAAACTGGGAGGGAGCAAGACAGCAGAAGTTAGGATGGAATGAGATCTGGAAGATGGAGCCACATAGGTTGCAATTTAAGCTGAAGTCCGTATATGATGTATTTCCAAACCCAACAAATCTAGCAACATGGGGATTGATAGACGACCCAAAGTGTGTTCTTTGTGGTAAGCCAGCAAACTTAGAGCACATATTATCATCATGCTCGAGTGCTTTGAAAGTCGGGAGGTATACATGGCGACACGACAAGGTATTAGGGACACTAGCAGACACCCTAGAGAGAAACATCAGGAAGCCAAGGAAAAACAAGGAAGGACTtacttttgtcaattttgttaaggAAGGAGAGAAAGGTCAGAAGAAGAAGGTGGAAGGAAGTGGTTTATTGGTAACAGCAACTGATTGGCAAATGTTGGTAGATCTT
Protein-coding sequences here:
- the LOC134699087 gene encoding uncharacterized protein LOC134699087, which produces MERYIIRHPQGCARAGEDEQPTGLVTPETTQERTTTTNLNNGNVCICGKVCKNQRGLKIHMGKMKRKPNQSITQRTGQPGETEEEVVQDTNHSDHSLHVLYNEADSMVEGNQQEKEGLDNNRQPQEPKRTPNTSQNIRRKKVKWPNNKNKSEWQQFDEDVDAILNTKLAGNIDRKIESMTSFIYNIGMDRFGADEKEVVRREGQKNRRESKIAKMRKDLRQLKKRYNQESEDEKTALSELRDTIMKKLKITRRAERTRKRRKKREKARAQFTSDPFQFTSRLLGKKGSGQLKASKEEVEEYLRGMHSDPKREDELPDIEQLIRPEDPEQVFDESPPKLKEVVDVIKKGRAASAPGPNGVPYKVYKNCQRITRRLWKLIRVIWRRGRLAESWHKAEEGKIFLAILAKRMTNYMLSNEYIDIAVQKGGVPGVSGCIEQTSVLSQIIREAKDSKGELAVVWLDLANAYGTVPHKLVELMLERYHVPDGVRELIKEYFNHLQLRFTVGDFTTSWQRLEVGIVTGCTISVILFSAAMNMIVKSVEKKSRGPWMKSGVRQPPGRAFMDDMTISTKTVIEARWTLQELNKMITWARMKVKPSKSRSLVVKNGKVKEERFKIGDEIIPTVSEKPVKCLGKWFNNTLSDKLNVEDTYKPLDDWLKAVDKSGLPGKYKAWIYQHGILPRLLWPLLVYDVPMTTVEGMERISNSYLRRWLGVPRSFSSVGLYSLGTKLQLPLKSITEEFKVTKVRQHLTLKNSRDEKVRSAKVEIRTGRKKTIEYAESRLKHSEIVGRVAVGRQGLDVTPTAKWRTATVEEKRHLVQKEVRSMEEESRMVKAVSMKKQGSWLNWEGARQQKLGWNEIWKMEPHRLQFKLKSVYDVFPNPTNLATWGLIDDPKCVLCGKPANLEHILSSCSSALKVGRYTWRHDKVLGTLADTLERNIRKPRKNKEGLTFVNFVKEGEKGQKKKVEGSGLLVTATDWQMLVDLKQKLQFPPQIAVTNQRPDIVIWSGRLNKTGNPAGTNCTMGRKNRRCLRKKETEVPRSTCRM